tgataatttaaaaagtaattccgAAATGGCAAACATTTAAAAGagtgtttgttaaaaataatgttttttcttttctctctctcttttttttttaaaaaaattatattttagcgagtagaaattttattgaaaattctgattaagggattatttactatttaatttttgttatctaaaTCTCTTAAATTTGCTAtgagtagttttatttttatggtagcaaagtaatttttttaaattcaaacctAAATAATTCGAATCACTGAGTAtttcatgagattttttatgtcaaaaaaagtcgcatatttaaaattcgatttctcttGAACTATTTGTCAGTTTTCAttcaaattctgtattttgtcttttaaaatttacattcttttgcataaaaaatttgttaacttgttattcaaaatatttaattttctattaaataaaaaaatagttgttgataattatttttgcatgttaaaataagttttttggtttaaactgttttattgttactataatttaaaatttttcagcagCATACACTTTGTAGCAGTAATATCAATTAACTCTtctaaaataatcatttcttgttttccatttattgtatcaatacaaattttagtttaaatgagAGTGAggtattcaaatcaaaatatttttcaattaaaaaataattaaaattcatagaaTGAAGAAAAGGAAGGAAATGAAAAAGGCAAATGAACTGCATAAAtacaaacttataaaattataaaaatatgatttagtcCTAACGGTTTggaaaataaggaataaattactttttttgtcatttattttaacaggAGCTCTAAATGTAACAATATTCAAATTGACGTATTgcagcattaaataaataagatcaaaaaaaatactgtaaatgagtttaatattttcctttaatggaatttttttaaatataatttgaaaaattaaatttgaaaattactataatgaatataatttactaCAGATGTAGGACATAGATTTATTTAATCTGGTgacagaaaataattctaaaattgaattgaaaactttaaattttgaaaagcaccTCATTCTCATTTATGCTTTTGAATGTAGCGAACATAATGCATTTAACAAGCAGATAAAAATAACCTTTGAGAACCTTGAACTCTTCCAATAATTGCattatcttattttcaaaactacagAACCTGGgtcatttactttattttaagtttttttgagAGATAttagaacttaattttaaattggctCACATTATTTTACAATCAGGGATGTCAAGTTTCATTCACAGTggaaaaaactgttgaaaaaaattgtctcaGAAGAAATAGacttcttttttcattgtttatcaTTGCAAGCTAGTTTGAacaatcatattattttttgagctatttaatatattaattttaaataagtaaaattttaaaagctgaaaaattctggattttttttttatgaatttttaaaaaaataaaaaaatatgcattgctATATAGGTAGGTAGATAATATGCACacaatatatacattaaaatccAAGGCAAAACAGACATTATTTGATGTAAACAGTAAGATTACATTTATGTATTTCTTAACcgtcgtaatttttttttagatgaatcTTCATTAAAACATAGGAAAGTCAAACATTATGggtacaaatttatttatggtTCCAATAACATCAATAAGAATCAACCTTTAGAAATGAAAATCCCGGATGTATGCATCCCTCACCTTAAAAAATTGGTTTCTTTACAACTTCTACCCAGAATACCAGATCAGTTAACTGTAAATCATTACCAACCAGGAcaaggtaaatattttattatgaattaatgtAATCATATTTGCAGACTTTAAAAGCacataattcagttttaaagattaaaaaaaaatcaaacgagtgtaataatttttgttaaaataactctTGATGTCATTTACAGTTATTCAAATGCTAGAACCTTTcacgagtttaaaaaaaaattttgaaactgaaagaCTGGGCTTTTATGAGCATAACACAAAATGCTGCATCTGTGAGagctattttaaaatggaaaaaaaaaatgttagaattaaAGATTCGAAAAAGTATAAATCACATTAAGagctaattttaacaaaatttgttagaatattaaaaaaacaaaacaaaaaaaaagctgagaTGTAGGCACATAATTTGTATCTTTatagcaatataattttaaatttctttcgtaatttattattgtacttAGTTTGCCATAggttaaacttattttgatgataataatgtttgtttacttttatccAGCTGAGTTCAGTATTAATCTAATCTGTTTAATTGCTATGCTTTAGGCATTCCACCTCATGTTGATACTCATTCTCCATTTGAAGATGGCATAGTATCTCTCAGTTTATCTTCTCAGGTAGGGTTCGCATCTCATACAACTTTCGATCTCAGATTTTCATCTGCTAAAATACAATCTTCAAAGGATTctattcatgaattattttctctttaaggTTGTCATGAATTTTTACTCTCCTCACGGTGAAATTGTTTCCGTTTCTCTTCCTAGAAGAAGTGCCTTGGTTATGCTAGGAGAAAGCCGTTACCTTTGGAAACACGggcaagcattttttttccctacaactctagtgtattatttattttactcttcaACCCTatgtttttgataatattttgatttctatcTCTTGGCATAGCTAGGGATTTTGCCTTCAATATGCCATTCTTTCATTTATGCATTAGACTTATAGGTTGGGCAGCTCGGAAGAGCAAGGCAGTTTGATCAGGGGTGACCTCTTGAACCCAACCTATTGACTATCAACCCATTGAACCCAAACCCTAAATTATGACTACCAGAAAAGCTTTGTAGCTGAATCAAAGTTCAGCAAACACCTAACAGCAATGTCTTGTAGTTCTTAGACTTTAGGGCAAATTTGCCCCAGATGCTCAAATTTTTGTGCAGAAAAGACTCATAAAGAATATATCAAAATGATAACAAAGAAAATTGGATACAATACCCATAATGTCTCCTGAGGGTATAGTAAGAAGACCAATAATCTTCCTCAAGCCATTCCTGCGAAGCTCTCAAAGCTCATTTTCACCAGGTAGTCACGATTTAACTCCTTAGCTTGTCTCTGACCGTCCGATTTGCGCCACTGCTCATAAGCAATTTTGCCATAGAGCTCCTGAAGAATGTGGAAGAGATTCCCAAAGCTGGTTCGGGGCCACAGAAAATCACAGAGTCTGCCTTTCCTAATTCATCTGCCAGCTCAATTCTAGAAATACCCATAAGCCTAGGCACCCAATGTTATGGGAAGAAAGATTACAAAGGACAGAAAAGCACCTAGTGCATACACACACATTCAAGTGTACCAATGGTGGAAAATGAGGGCAGGGCCTAGAAACTGACAAACGAGAACTCGCTGAAGATATAAGGGAATTGCTCAAAAATTTACATACGTAGACTATATATATTGTAggttagatttttattaaaaaattaaataattttaaaatatgtatttttgcaAGGTAACTAAGgactaattttaatgaagtaattttttgtaattgaacAAAACAGAATTTAACAAACATTGCTTACCTCCCCCCTGTGTAAAAGTTATTCttgtatttaatcaaataaatctgAAGACTCCAGCCATTTTACTGAGGACTTTTGGGTTACACATATTCAGCCGCAGACCTTTGGGTTATACACATTTAACCAGGGGACCTTTGGGTTTCTTACATTCAACCGGGGACCTTTGGGACATTTTGAAACACACTAAATAAAAGGCTACGAAGGGGTGAAGTTTTTGGTGAAGCtgtaaaaaattgtgcatttcATAGATCATCAACTGTACTTAGCATTTATTATATACTCAAATTTATTGAggacttaaaatgtttttaaagaagtgATTTTAGCCCAATATGTCTATTacaataataactataaattcaTTCTTTAGTAATTGATTtggttaaacatttaatttatttgaagaaatgtaaTTCTTTGTCTGTGTTGCATAAtctctttcattttattgactccttagtttttttttcctccagaaTATAAGATAACACCTTTGCCCATCTTTAAATGAGGGctcctttttattattcaaattacaattttgtgtatttttgcaGCATCACTCCTAGAAAGCAGGACATCATTCGTTCTGAATCGTCTGGACATCTGACCCTCCTAGCTCGGTCTCTGCGGACTTCTCTAACTTTCAGGCTCACAAGAGAAGGAGAATGCAACTGTGGTATGcttagtttaaatttcattttgataattgagctgttatttttgaaactgaattgAGTTCATTTGGAAAGTGGTATTGTTCCGAGGTTTTTAAGGGTTGatgtttgaatgaattttaaaatattgcttgccAAAAGTTAATCAATTTGGGTAATATTTTTAACGTTATAATTTGATGAAACATCAAAAGCCAactattgattattaaaatcgcaaaaaaagaagaaaaaactttttagttctAAATTGATTTATGTACTTTCAAAAATAGCAGTTCAATTAAAgatattacattacatttgaGGGCcttataaattatgtagaaatatttttttaattatttgggcATGTTGCAAATAATctagaactgaaaaaaaatattcaaacttgtaaaaaatatacatttttaatttttttcttgttctataatttttttcttgtatctgctttacaatatttcaattatcaCTTTCTTAACTAAGCTACCTTATATCCATATCacagcaattattaaaaatgaaatgatgttTGTCCAAAACATTCCTTtgaactttgttttttaattatttggtcAAATATTATGTTAGCATATTTTTGGCTCATTTGTATATCCCCTACCCTTTTGTCACCAAATATAAGCAAAGATCGAGACTCCTAGCCTAGgcttaacaaaagaaaagagCTCTTTTgccttttttgttttgtgttttgaTTTGTAATGGCTGatacagggctgattgtgctccggaaaaattccggatttttcgctagcAGTGATACgcaagtttccggagatcgaaggtccagacgtttaaaaaaatcattgatcgcAGAAGTTTccgaaaatctaattttcaaaggtggaacttaaaaacacaagttatttgtttgtaagggagagccagatactttataagcttatattcatgattaatattcattttttatcagtaaatagttgttataatcattaacttaagaaaaagaaagacatatttgtaaattttaattacttctccaggtcatcataggtatatgtaaatggtataggtatgtgtaaaattttaaagtaaaccaggaaatattgagaaaaagggaaaaaaaacttgcttaaatttttttctaattcttcaatttaaactgtttttttttttttccttttcttttttccttttcattttaactcatgaaattttccggaattttgacttgggctcacaatcacccctgaaagATGGAACTTAAAatcacagtttattttattcgtttgtaagggagagccagagagatattttataagcttataatcatgattaatattcattttttatcagtaaatagttgttataatcataaactcaagaaagaaagacatatttgtaaattttaattacttctccaagtcatcataggtatgtgtaaatggtataggtatgtgtaaaattttaaatatattttaagtaaactaagaaatattggaaaaaaaaaacttgtgtaaatttttttcaatttaaacttttttttctccagaattttgacttgggcttaCAATCACCCCTGCTAATCGAAAGCTAATTTCaggattaaattcaattaaaagtgtgtgtttactttaaaaagagaatttatatttaattccttttataaGAGTTTGAGtataatattagttaaaaaataaaggatatatagtaaattcgctataactcgaagtacgataactcgaatattgcgataactcgatttttttatgaggtcccgacccttttatcttcaatttcatattaattattctctattactcgaattttactccctttaactcAATTGTTTTGggatcttttaaagcaagaaacaaAACCTAGGACCTGATATCTTGCCCCTTCCTTTGcaacacacacacaatgtcTTTGGCACTCTTCATGTAGAAGCTAAAGCTgtttaaagaagtttattttttaaatgttttccaaataagactatgatgttgaaggatgaaaactgctccgggggtaaaatgagcaaggaacgtttgactgtcctagtAGGAGGAAATGCGTCTAggacagagaaattgcccttacttgttattggaaaataccgaaatccccgatgtttcaagaatgtaaaaacgtatcctttggattacaagtctaacaaaaagttttggatgacatcagttttatttgaagactatgtaagaaaattggatcggaaattcttcgctaaaaaaagaaaagtgatactctttatggataaatgcacagcgcatagtgatctacctaatttgaaagcagtaaacttgcagtttctcccgccaaacacaacagcaaagttgcagccgatggaccagggtatcataaagtgcttcaaacaatcttatcgtaaatggcttgtcagaaaaatgatcttaaatattgtaagcatttagaagatttgtaattacGTTATGAGCATTAGTTAAATAATTCGACAATATATTGAAAGTCCACAACCaaaactaacggtaagtcgaacttc
The Parasteatoda tepidariorum isolate YZ-2023 chromosome 9, CAS_Ptep_4.0, whole genome shotgun sequence genome window above contains:
- the LOC107447699 gene encoding tRNA (carboxymethyluridine(34)-5-O)-methyltransferase alkbh8 isoform X1; protein product: MLKKISRKLKHCEGLLMKNENITFSHHPTSSLFVGNGGLECSVTREYLVEVFGAHGEIKRIVMLPRKSYSFVVFNTIHQASTAISLLNGLKLPSNSTFYLAFVKDEDVPEEVSLKNDWPKGLVLLEEFITEEEEKELLAVINKEDDFNDESSLKHRKVKHYGYKFIYGSNNINKNQPLEMKIPDVCIPHLKKLVSLQLLPRIPDQLTVNHYQPGQGIPPHVDTHSPFEDGIVSLSLSSQVVMNFYSPHGEIVSVSLPRRSALVMLGESRYLWKHGITPRKQDIIRSESSGHLTLLARSLRTSLTFRLTREGECNCEYKEHCDSKIST
- the LOC107447699 gene encoding tRNA (carboxymethyluridine(34)-5-O)-methyltransferase alkbh8 isoform X2: MLPRKSYSFVVFNTIHQASTAISLLNGLKLPSNSTFYLAFVKDEDVPEEVSLKNDWPKGLVLLEEFITEEEEKELLAVINKEDDFNDESSLKHRKVKHYGYKFIYGSNNINKNQPLEMKIPDVCIPHLKKLVSLQLLPRIPDQLTVNHYQPGQGIPPHVDTHSPFEDGIVSLSLSSQVVMNFYSPHGEIVSVSLPRRSALVMLGESRYLWKHGITPRKQDIIRSESSGHLTLLARSLRTSLTFRLTREGECNCEYKEHCDSKIST